A single window of Salvia splendens isolate huo1 chromosome 6, SspV2, whole genome shotgun sequence DNA harbors:
- the LOC121806939 gene encoding VQ motif-containing protein 4-like, translated as MEITSPSSPREKSSPTNSSSSTTNTSLPLPTPPPTPKPRSHDPNNPYPTTFVQADTSTFKQVVQMLTGSTKPDPPSTPRPASASASGLGIGIPPIKKKQGFKLYERRNSIKNGLIINTFSPNSNSPNCSISNSKSPGILSPSILDFPALMLSPVTPAINEEERAIADKKFYFHPSPRTAPEPPQLLPLFPVTSPRASTS; from the coding sequence aTGGAAATCACCTCACCATCATCCCCAAGAGAGAAATCCTCCCCCACAAACAGCTCCAGCAGCACCACCAACacctccctccccctccccacCCCACCCCCCACCCCAAAACCCAGATCCCACGACCCCAACAACCCCTACCCAACCACCTTCGTCCAAGCCGACACCTCCACCTTCAAACAAGTCGTCCAAATGCTCACCGGCTCCACCAAACCCGATCCACCCTCCACCCCCcgccccgcctccgcctccgcctcggGCCTCGGCATCGGCATCCCTCCCATCAAGAAAAAGCAGGGCTTCAAGCTCTACGAACGCCGCAACAGCATCAAAAACGGCCTCATCATCAACACCTTTTCCCCCAATTCCAATTCCCCCAATTGTTCAATTTCGAATTCGAAATCGCCGGGGATTCTGTCGCCGAGCATCCTAGATTTTCCGGCGCTGATGCTGAGCCCGGTGACGCCGGCCATCAACGAGGAGGAGAGGGCGATCGCGGACAAGAAATTCTACTTCCATCCGTCGCCGCGGACCGCGCCGGAGCCGCCGCAGCTGCTGCCGCTGTTTCCGGTGACATCGCCGCGGGCGTCTACTTCGTGA
- the LOC121806324 gene encoding probable bifunctional methylthioribulose-1-phosphate dehydratase/enolase-phosphatase E1 1 has product MDAINGAAKTATTTTSHAYLEGSKVKETKALIAELCRHFYHLGWVSGTGGSITIKVHDDAVPKPQQLIVMSPSGVQKERMMEEDMYVLSTDGTVLSEPLSKPWPNKPPKCSDCGPLFLKTYEMRNAGSVIHSHGMESCLVTMLNPSAKEFHITHMEMIKGIQGHGYYDELVIPIIENTAHERELTESLAIAIKAYPKTTAVLVRNHGIYVWGDSWISAKTQAECYHYLFDAAIKLHQLGLDWSTPSHGPIHHPGGGQSSLRNAELSANRGTLSSNGGSGQLRKCIVLDIEGTTTPISFVADVLFPYARENIEKHLVLTYDTAETQDDIKLLCAQVDEDLKNGVAGAVPIRVGGGKEEITGAVVANVRAMITADRKITALKQLQGHIWRTGFLNHELEGVVFEDVPEALEKWHSLGIKVYIYSSGSRLAQKLLFGNTKYGDLRKYLCGFFDTTIGNKKETSSYVHITETLGVDNPSEILFLTDVYAEATAAKAAGMEVIISIRDGNGPLPESHGFRTVESFSEV; this is encoded by the exons ATGGATGCCATAAACGGAGCTGCCAAAACGGCCACCACAACAACATCGCACGCCTATTTAGAGGGCAGCAAGGTCAAAGAGACCAAGGCCCTCATCGCTGAGCTCTGCCGCCACTTCTACCACCTCGGCTGGGTCTCCGGCACCGGCGGCAGCATAACAATCAAAGTCCACGACGATGCTGTTCCCAAACCCCAACAGCTCATCGTCATGTCACCATCAG GTGTGCAGAAGGAGAGGATGATGGAGGAAGACATGTATGTGTTGTCCACAGATGGGACTGTGTTGTCTGAGCCCTTGTCGAAGCCATGGCCGAATAAGCCTCCTAAATGTTCTGATTGTGGTCCATTGTTCTTGAAG ACATATGAAATGCGTAATGCAGGTTCTGTCATCCACAGCCATGGAATGGAATCTTGCCTTGTAACAATGCTCAATCCATCAGCAAAAGAATTTCAT ATAACTCATATGGAAATGATCAAAGGAATTCAAGGGCATGGCTACTATGATGAACTTGTAATTCCAATCATAGAAAATACTGCTCATGAAAGAGAGCTTACGGAATCTCTTGCAATAGCA ATAAAAGCATACCCAAAGACCACAGCAGTCCTAGTTCGCAACCATGGAATATACGTCTGGGGAGATTCATGGATCAGTGCTAAAACACAG GCTGAATGCTACCATTATCTATTTGATGCTGCTATTAAACTGCATCAATTAGGTTTGGACTGGTCAACCCCGTCTCACGGTCCCATTCATCATCCTGGTGGAGGGCAGTCGAGCCTCAGGAATGCTGAACTCTCTGCAAACAGGGGCACCCTTTCTTCAAATGGTGGCAGTGGACAACTGAGG AAGTGCATTGTACTGGACATCGAAGGAACTACTACTCCCATATCATTTGTAGCAGATGTCCTCTTTCCATATGCTCGTGAAAACATAGAAAAGCATTTGGTGCTGACGTATGATACTGCAGAAACACAAGATGATATTAAGCTACTTTGCGCACAA GTAGATGAAGACTTGAAGAATGGCGTTGCTGGTGCTGTTCCCATTCGGGTTGGTGGAGGAAAAGAGGAGATAACTGGTGCTGTAGTTGCGAATGTGAGGGCGATGATTACAGCTGACAGGAAAATTACTGCCTTGAAACAATTACAA GGTCATATATGGCGAACTGGGTTTCTGAATCACGAGTTAGAGGGAGTTGTATTCGAGGATGTTCCTGAAGCTCTCGAGAAGTGGCATTCTCTTGGAATAAAG GTGTATATATATTCGAGTGGGAGCAGACTGGCTCAGAAGCTCTTGTTTGGCAACACCAAGTACGGGGATCTCAGGAAATACTTGTGTGGGTTTTTTGATACCACGATAGG GAACAAGAAAGAAACTAGTTCCTACGTGCACATTACCGAAACTCTAGGAGTCGACAATCCATCAGAGATTTTGTTCCTGACTGACGTCTATGCAGAAGCTACAGCTGCAAAAGCAGCAG GTATGGAGGTGATAATCTCCATTCGGGATGGAAACGGGCCTCTTCCGGAGAGTCATGGCTTTCGGACAGTGGAGTCATTTTCGGAGGTCTGA
- the LOC121809768 gene encoding uncharacterized protein LOC121809768 isoform X1 has protein sequence MSRGTDKLMRSIQRFMDSQYKNLSRRYGHQFMDILEFPVKVVLAPFTLPFDIAGSVPRGFGIPEFISKLSYSAIFAVATLGTYDIAIELGKKVLCQRNCRTCCGWQAMQCTMCRGSGRVQYQVKNYTLRSGEKATAENIADAVADNRAELVHLPSSLNHLPLPSKECPDCNGSGVIKCPECKGKSPIRISADDIMETPWKAYSIMRKMDYPYEHIIHSMKDPSIGAFWLITLPQIVGGFEYDEDVKQKIWWEYKESRRYDQLRDEVTKRKPGWEYLQEALISIDPIRAKDDPVIVRNIPYYKAKKALETEVLKFNPPPRPDNWGDLDLPLNASSWTDEDLKDPKKLYEMTVLLNAQREIADKILDAQWEAKWREEKINEMLKERIEPYLQNINNSVLPKPILVQSQQNQNQKQNQDRRWWRLF, from the exons ATGTCGCGCGGAACAGACAAGCTGATGCGGAGCATCCAGAGATTCATGGACTCGCAGTACAAGAACTTGTCGCGCCGCTACGGCCACCAATTCATGGACATCCTCGAATTCCCCGTCAAAGTCGTCCTCGCccccttcactctccccttcgACATCGCCGGCTCCGTCCCCCGCGGCTTCGGCATCCCCGAGTTCATCTCCAAGCTCTCTTACTCCGCCATTTTC GCAGTTGCTACTCTTGGGACTTATGATATTGCAATCGAATTGGGAAAGAAGGTTTTATGTCAGAG GAACTGTCGAACTTGCTGTGGTTGGCAGGCTATGCAGTGCACCATGTGCAGAGGCTCTGGAAGGGTGCAATACCAAGTAAAGAATTATACTTTGAGAAG TGGTGAGAAGGCAACAGCTGAAAATATTGCTGATGCAGTCGCTGATAACCGAGCTGAGTTGGTTCACCTTCCTTCGAGTCTCAACCACTTACCCTTGCCATCTAAAGAATGTCCAGATTGTAATGGATCG GGGGTCATAAAATGTCCAGAATGCAAAGGCAAGTCACCAATAAGGATATCTGCAGATGAT ATAATGGAAACCCCATGGAAAGCTTATAGCATCATGCGTAAGATGGATTATCCTTACGAG CATATAATTCATAGTATGAAGGACCCAAGCATTGGTGCATTCTGGTTGATAACTTTGCCTCAGATTGTTGGAGGTTTTGAATATGATGAAGACGTCAAGCAGAAAATTTGGTGGGAATACAAG GAATCTAGGCGGTATGACCAACTCCGAGATGAAGTAACCAAACGGAAGCCTGGGTGGGAATATTTGCAAGAG GCATTAATCTCAATTGATCCCATCCGTGCCAAGGATGATCCCGTCATTGTGAGAAACATTCCATACTACAAGGCTAAGAAAGCTCTGGAGACAGAAGTGCTAAAGTTCAATCCACCCCCGAGACCTGACAACTGGGGG GACTTGGACCTTCCACTAAATGCGTCTTCTTGGACTGATGAAGACCTGAAAGACCCGAAAAAGCTCTATGAGATGACCGTTCTTCTTAATGCACAGAGAGAAATTGCTGACAAGATATTGGATGCGCAGTGGGAAGCAAAGTGGCGTGAAGAGAAG ATAAACGAGATGCTGAAGGAGAGGATAGAACCATACTTGCAAAACATCAACAATAGTGTTCTTCCGAAGCCAATATTAGTGCAATCCCAGCAGAATCAAAACCAGAAG CAAAATCAGGATAGGCGATGGTGGCGGCTGTTTTGA
- the LOC121809768 gene encoding uncharacterized protein LOC121809768 isoform X2: MQCTMCRGSGRVQYQVKNYTLRSGEKATAENIADAVADNRAELVHLPSSLNHLPLPSKECPDCNGSGVIKCPECKGKSPIRISADDIMETPWKAYSIMRKMDYPYEHIIHSMKDPSIGAFWLITLPQIVGGFEYDEDVKQKIWWEYKESRRYDQLRDEVTKRKPGWEYLQEALISIDPIRAKDDPVIVRNIPYYKAKKALETEVLKFNPPPRPDNWGDLDLPLNASSWTDEDLKDPKKLYEMTVLLNAQREIADKILDAQWEAKWREEKINEMLKERIEPYLQNINNSVLPKPILVQSQQNQNQKQNQDRRWWRLF; encoded by the exons ATGCAGTGCACCATGTGCAGAGGCTCTGGAAGGGTGCAATACCAAGTAAAGAATTATACTTTGAGAAG TGGTGAGAAGGCAACAGCTGAAAATATTGCTGATGCAGTCGCTGATAACCGAGCTGAGTTGGTTCACCTTCCTTCGAGTCTCAACCACTTACCCTTGCCATCTAAAGAATGTCCAGATTGTAATGGATCG GGGGTCATAAAATGTCCAGAATGCAAAGGCAAGTCACCAATAAGGATATCTGCAGATGAT ATAATGGAAACCCCATGGAAAGCTTATAGCATCATGCGTAAGATGGATTATCCTTACGAG CATATAATTCATAGTATGAAGGACCCAAGCATTGGTGCATTCTGGTTGATAACTTTGCCTCAGATTGTTGGAGGTTTTGAATATGATGAAGACGTCAAGCAGAAAATTTGGTGGGAATACAAG GAATCTAGGCGGTATGACCAACTCCGAGATGAAGTAACCAAACGGAAGCCTGGGTGGGAATATTTGCAAGAG GCATTAATCTCAATTGATCCCATCCGTGCCAAGGATGATCCCGTCATTGTGAGAAACATTCCATACTACAAGGCTAAGAAAGCTCTGGAGACAGAAGTGCTAAAGTTCAATCCACCCCCGAGACCTGACAACTGGGGG GACTTGGACCTTCCACTAAATGCGTCTTCTTGGACTGATGAAGACCTGAAAGACCCGAAAAAGCTCTATGAGATGACCGTTCTTCTTAATGCACAGAGAGAAATTGCTGACAAGATATTGGATGCGCAGTGGGAAGCAAAGTGGCGTGAAGAGAAG ATAAACGAGATGCTGAAGGAGAGGATAGAACCATACTTGCAAAACATCAACAATAGTGTTCTTCCGAAGCCAATATTAGTGCAATCCCAGCAGAATCAAAACCAGAAG CAAAATCAGGATAGGCGATGGTGGCGGCTGTTTTGA
- the LOC121807225 gene encoding uncharacterized protein LOC121807225, with the protein MDPNNLEECWFFGNLLETRSKSRMVRSMSDPCSSSSGKSYEEAYETIKKLESRRSSNRKSSSKKRRGLARAPSLPTSLESRDNEEEEVEFSMGKLIRQASLNTRFPPPSQIPSNKASPSLNCLEIEEVQQGFKDLGLIEKEFNVVDRRAPPVPRWGGKRAPDEMKAQIKFWARAVASNVRQEC; encoded by the exons ATGGATCCCAACAATCTAGAGGAGTGCTGGTTCTTCGGCAACCTTCTCGAGACGAGATCAAAATCGAGAATGGTTCGAAGCATGTCGGATCCATGCTCGTCGTCGTCGGGAAAATCGTACGAGGAGGCTTATGAAACCATCAAGAAATTAGAATCACGAAGGAGTTCGAATAGAAAAAGCTCGTCGAAGAAGAGGAGAGGCTTGGCCCGCGCCCCCTCCCTTCCAACGAGCTTAGAGAGCCGGgacaatgaagaagaagaagtcgaATTTTCCATGGGAAAATTGATTAGACAAGCTTCTCTCAACACTCGCTTTCCTCCTCCTTCACAAATTCCTTCTAATAAG GCAAGCCCGAGTCTAAATTGTTTGGAAATTGAAGAGGTGCAGCAAGGTTTTAAGGATTTGGGATTGATAGAGAAAGAGTTTAATGTGGTTGATCGAAGAGCTCCGCCGGTGCCGCGGTGGGGCGGGAAGAGAGCGCCGGATGAGATGAAGGCGCAGATCAAGTTTTGGGCAAGGGCGGTGGCCTCTAACGTGCGCCAGGAGTGTTAA